The Candidatus Eisenbacteria bacterium genome has a segment encoding these proteins:
- a CDS encoding DNA gyrase C-terminal beta-propeller domain-containing protein produces MEAVETKTFLLALTKMGKLKRMSLEEFGAQRRGGKGVIALKIEEDDVVSYLLPATEDDHLLCFTTLGKCHILKVSDIPELGRYAKGILVSKLMELENEERVAAVVSVSSFPEGLEVVMLTKQGMIKKTELSKFARPRAGGIKAVTIHEGDELSGARISDGKSSILVATKSGRAIRFDETLVRSTGRGASGVKAMRLKEGDGVAGFLVGNDQSSAVTVTEGGFGKRTPMSKYRSSGRGGQGVTNIKSIEKTGAVVALVGAGGEDELLVGSSHGKAIVIKAQDIRETGRASTGVRIMRLDEGDKVVVAEKTG; encoded by the coding sequence ATGGAAGCTGTAGAAACCAAAACCTTTCTTCTTGCTCTGACTAAGATGGGGAAACTCAAGAGAATGTCCCTGGAGGAATTCGGCGCTCAGAGAAGGGGAGGCAAGGGAGTAATAGCACTTAAGATTGAAGAGGATGATGTTGTCTCCTATCTCCTCCCTGCAACAGAAGACGATCATCTTCTCTGCTTCACAACACTCGGCAAATGTCACATCCTGAAGGTGAGCGATATTCCGGAACTTGGAAGATATGCAAAAGGAATACTCGTTTCCAAGCTCATGGAGCTCGAAAATGAAGAGCGAGTTGCGGCAGTCGTTTCGGTCTCGAGTTTCCCCGAGGGACTGGAAGTTGTCATGCTGACAAAGCAGGGTATGATCAAGAAAACTGAGCTCTCCAAGTTTGCAAGACCGAGAGCGGGTGGTATCAAGGCCGTGACAATCCATGAGGGTGACGAGCTTTCCGGAGCCAGAATCTCTGACGGAAAATCATCGATTCTGGTTGCAACGAAGAGCGGAAGGGCGATCCGCTTCGACGAGACTCTCGTTAGAAGCACGGGTCGTGGGGCATCGGGAGTGAAAGCCATGAGACTCAAGGAGGGGGATGGAGTTGCAGGATTCCTGGTCGGCAACGATCAGAGCTCTGCCGTCACTGTGACTGAGGGCGGATTCGGGAAGAGGACTCCGATGTCCAAGTACCGGTCAAGTGGAAGAGGCGGGCAGGGAGTAACAAACATAAAGTCAATCGAAAAGACAGGAGCCGTCGTCGCATTGGTGGGCGCCGGTGGCGAGGACGAGCTCCTTGTCGGAAGCTCCCATGGGAAGGCCATTGTGATCAAGGCCCAGGACATACGGGAAACAGGAAGGGCTTCTACCGGCGTAAGAATAATGAGGCTTGACGAAGGCGACAAAGTGGTGGTCGCAGAGAAAACCGGCTAG
- a CDS encoding MBL fold metallo-hydrolase, translated as MMRRWVPSCMFLFLFTALVSTAAGLAQVGKAQKEGRRPHLDAMNVARKMTWYGHDTFKVAADKVIYFDPFKLKAGLEPADIILISHDHHDHCSPEDVKKIQKKDTIIVTTPDCAKKFSGNVRTMRPGEKLNLGTVQVEAVPAYNIGKEFHPKSKGWIGFIVTVPGGVRVYFAGDTDLIPEMKNIKADIALLPVSGTYVMTAEEAARAAEMIKPQIAVPMHYGSILGSGEDANKFRSLVTQVPVHIFEQIRQPE; from the coding sequence ATGATGAGGAGATGGGTTCCTTCGTGCATGTTTCTGTTCCTTTTCACGGCTCTTGTTTCGACTGCAGCTGGGTTGGCTCAAGTTGGGAAAGCGCAGAAAGAAGGAAGGAGGCCGCACTTGGATGCAATGAATGTAGCCCGCAAGATGACATGGTACGGGCATGATACTTTCAAAGTGGCCGCTGACAAGGTGATCTACTTTGACCCGTTCAAGTTGAAAGCCGGCCTCGAACCTGCCGACATCATTCTGATTTCTCACGACCACCACGACCACTGCTCGCCGGAGGACGTCAAGAAGATTCAAAAGAAGGACACAATCATCGTAACTACTCCCGATTGCGCCAAGAAGTTCTCCGGAAATGTGAGAACCATGAGGCCGGGTGAAAAACTGAATCTTGGCACGGTGCAGGTGGAAGCTGTCCCCGCCTATAACATAGGCAAGGAATTCCACCCGAAGAGTAAGGGATGGATCGGCTTTATCGTGACGGTTCCGGGGGGCGTGAGAGTTTACTTTGCCGGGGATACGGATTTGATTCCCGAGATGAAGAACATAAAGGCAGACATCGCTCTTCTCCCCGTCTCCGGCACTTATGTGATGACTGCCGAAGAGGCGGCCCGGGCGGCGGAGATGATCAAGCCTCAGATAGCAGTACCCATGCACTACGGAAGCATCCTCGGTTCTGGAGAAGATGCAAATAAGTTTAGGTCCCTCGTAACACAGGTTCCGGTGCATATTTTCGAGCAGATACGGCAGCCGGAATAG
- a CDS encoding acetyl-CoA hydrolase/transferase C-terminal domain-containing protein yields the protein MPKKRVTKKILLEALSAFESYREKCCTAEEAVEVIQSNQTVYVHSGCAHPERLTKAMAKRAPELRNVKVVHLMTAGSADYAKPGLQESFRHVGLFVGGNVRQAVKEGRADFVPVHLGEIEELVSSGAMPIDVALVQVSPPNKHGYCTFGVGVDTTKTVCEHARIIIAQVNPRMPRTRGYTYIHMSEFDYIVETDDRILELPMGKPSETSHRIARNIADIIEDGSTLQLGIGEIPDAVLYYLKNKKDLGIHSEMVSDASVELFDKGIINNEKKTVHPGKAILGFVLGTKLLYDFVDDNPMFEFHPTKYTNDPSVIALNDKMIAINSAIEVDLTGQVCADSVGYNIYSGFGGQVDFMRGAARSRGGKPIIALPATARNDTVSRIVPHLKEGAGVVTSRADVHYVVTEFGAAYLHGKSVRERARALIDIAHPNFREELTKFAVERRWL from the coding sequence ATGCCCAAGAAAAGGGTCACTAAGAAGATCTTGCTGGAGGCACTATCCGCGTTCGAAAGCTACCGGGAAAAGTGCTGCACCGCAGAAGAGGCAGTGGAAGTAATTCAAAGTAACCAGACCGTGTATGTGCATTCCGGCTGTGCCCATCCTGAACGATTGACTAAGGCAATGGCGAAGCGCGCTCCGGAGCTGCGCAATGTGAAAGTGGTGCACCTCATGACTGCCGGGAGCGCGGATTATGCGAAACCTGGTCTGCAGGAGAGCTTCCGTCACGTCGGTCTTTTCGTTGGCGGCAATGTCAGGCAGGCCGTCAAGGAAGGCAGGGCGGACTTCGTGCCGGTCCACCTCGGTGAAATTGAGGAGCTGGTCAGCTCCGGCGCCATGCCAATCGATGTTGCGCTGGTGCAGGTCTCGCCTCCTAACAAGCACGGTTATTGCACTTTCGGGGTGGGGGTCGATACAACGAAGACCGTGTGCGAGCACGCGAGGATCATAATTGCCCAGGTGAATCCCAGGATGCCGCGTACGCGCGGCTACACTTATATCCATATGAGCGAGTTTGACTATATCGTTGAGACTGACGACAGAATACTTGAGCTCCCGATGGGAAAGCCTTCTGAGACGTCCCACCGGATAGCCAGGAACATCGCAGATATTATCGAGGATGGTTCGACATTGCAGCTTGGAATCGGCGAGATCCCGGATGCTGTTCTTTACTACCTGAAGAACAAGAAGGACCTTGGCATTCACTCTGAAATGGTAAGCGACGCATCGGTTGAGTTGTTCGACAAGGGAATAATCAACAATGAGAAAAAGACCGTGCATCCCGGAAAAGCCATCCTGGGTTTTGTGCTGGGCACCAAGCTCCTCTACGACTTCGTCGACGATAACCCGATGTTCGAGTTCCATCCGACCAAGTACACCAACGACCCGTCAGTTATCGCCCTGAACGACAAAATGATCGCAATCAACTCGGCAATAGAAGTCGACCTCACGGGCCAGGTTTGCGCAGACTCAGTGGGCTACAATATCTACAGCGGGTTCGGGGGTCAGGTTGACTTCATGCGCGGCGCGGCGCGAAGCAGAGGCGGAAAGCCGATTATTGCGCTCCCGGCAACGGCAAGAAACGATACCGTTAGCAGAATTGTCCCGCACCTGAAAGAAGGCGCAGGGGTGGTAACATCAAGGGCGGATGTCCACTATGTGGTGACGGAATTCGGCGCAGCCTATCTTCACGGTAAATCGGTCCGCGAGAGGGCTCGGGCGCTAATCGACATTGCCCACCCGAATTTCCGCGAGGAGCTGACGAAATTCGCCGTGGAACGTCGTTGGTTGTAG
- the icd gene encoding isocitrate dehydrogenase (NADP(+)) has protein sequence MGSKIRVQAEKLAVPDDPIIPFIEGDGIGPDIMSASMFVWDQAVAKAYKSKRKIEWKEIYAGQKALEVKNEWLPKETVDAIAEYIVAIKGPLTTPVGGGFRSLNVTLRQVLDLYACVRPVRWYPGVASPMKHPELLNVVIFRENTEDVYAGIEWEKDSPEAKKIIDFIGKELGKKIRPDSGIGIKPISEFGSKRLVRKAVRHAIDNERKSVTLVHKGNIMKYTEGAFKNWGYELALSEFRDNAITEDELWDMAKAKDGVTPTHKEGAYANLRGGLPAGNPGKRIVIKDRIADQMFQQILLRPEEYDVLAMPNLNGDYMSDAAAAQVGGLGMAPGANIGDFVALFEATHGTAPKYRGQDKVNPGSLLLSGAMMLEYMGWTEAAVLCEKGLERAVQDKKVTYDLARQMDGVEPIKTSEFAREIVARM, from the coding sequence TTGGGATCGAAAATAAGGGTTCAAGCTGAAAAACTCGCGGTGCCGGATGATCCGATAATCCCGTTCATCGAGGGCGATGGAATAGGTCCCGACATTATGAGCGCTTCGATGTTCGTTTGGGACCAAGCCGTCGCAAAAGCATACAAGAGCAAGCGCAAGATTGAATGGAAGGAGATCTATGCCGGCCAGAAAGCCCTTGAAGTCAAGAACGAATGGCTGCCCAAGGAAACCGTTGATGCAATAGCAGAGTACATCGTCGCCATCAAAGGGCCTCTCACGACACCGGTAGGCGGCGGCTTCAGGAGTCTAAATGTCACGTTGAGGCAGGTACTCGATCTGTATGCCTGCGTCAGACCAGTGCGCTGGTATCCTGGTGTGGCGTCGCCGATGAAACATCCTGAACTTCTCAATGTAGTTATCTTTCGAGAAAATACTGAGGACGTCTATGCGGGCATAGAGTGGGAAAAGGATTCACCCGAGGCGAAAAAAATAATCGATTTCATTGGAAAAGAGCTGGGCAAGAAAATCCGCCCGGATTCGGGAATAGGCATAAAACCGATCTCGGAATTCGGGTCAAAGCGTCTTGTCCGAAAAGCAGTAAGACATGCGATTGATAATGAACGGAAAAGCGTCACGCTGGTGCACAAGGGCAACATAATGAAGTACACCGAGGGTGCATTCAAGAACTGGGGATATGAGCTCGCTTTGTCTGAATTTCGGGATAATGCTATAACTGAGGATGAGCTTTGGGACATGGCCAAAGCGAAAGACGGCGTGACACCAACGCACAAAGAGGGCGCATACGCCAACCTTCGGGGTGGTTTGCCTGCTGGGAACCCGGGCAAGAGAATAGTGATTAAGGACCGGATTGCCGACCAGATGTTTCAGCAGATTCTGCTTCGCCCCGAGGAGTATGATGTGCTCGCGATGCCGAATTTGAACGGAGACTATATGTCTGATGCAGCTGCTGCGCAGGTTGGCGGCCTTGGAATGGCACCCGGTGCGAATATCGGTGATTTCGTTGCACTCTTTGAGGCGACACACGGCACTGCTCCAAAGTATCGCGGCCAGGACAAGGTCAATCCCGGTTCGCTCCTCCTGTCTGGTGCCATGATGCTGGAATATATGGGGTGGACTGAAGCTGCAGTGCTCTGCGAAAAGGGACTTGAGCGAGCGGTGCAGGACAAGAAGGTTACTTATGACCTTGCTCGCCAGATGGACGGCGTAGAGCCGATCAAGACTTCTGAATTTGCCAGGGAAATAGTGGCCCGGATGTAA
- a CDS encoding 3-isopropylmalate dehydratase small subunit has protein sequence MVLKGKVHKFGDNISTDHIAPGRLFHLRTNLPELAKHVLEDADPEFAGKVRPGDIVAGGRNFGLGSSREHAPRIIKLAGVSCVLAKSFARIFYRNAINVGLPALEVNTDEFSAGDELEIDLNKGVITDVTKGKKLAAMPMPPVMLKIIEDGGIVEHIKKHGDFAL, from the coding sequence ATGGTACTCAAGGGAAAGGTGCATAAGTTCGGAGACAACATATCGACTGACCACATTGCGCCGGGCCGGTTGTTCCATCTTCGTACAAATCTCCCCGAACTTGCGAAACATGTGCTTGAAGATGCCGACCCTGAATTTGCGGGGAAGGTGCGGCCCGGAGATATCGTTGCAGGGGGAAGGAACTTTGGGCTTGGTTCCTCCCGTGAACACGCGCCAAGGATTATCAAATTGGCAGGCGTGTCCTGCGTTCTTGCAAAATCTTTTGCGAGGATCTTCTACCGGAATGCAATAAATGTTGGATTGCCTGCCCTGGAAGTGAACACTGACGAATTCAGCGCGGGCGATGAGTTGGAGATAGACCTCAATAAGGGTGTTATCACTGATGTGACAAAGGGGAAGAAACTGGCGGCGATGCCGATGCCGCCCGTCATGTTGAAAATAATCGAAGACGGTGGAATCGTGGAGCATATCAAGAAGCACGGAGACTTTGCCCTATGA
- a CDS encoding 3-isopropylmalate dehydratase large subunit has protein sequence MGRTITEKIFSEHLGRNVAAGELVVLPVDVAMVQDGTGPLTVQELEKMNISRVVNPKTRILFIDHASPSPRKELSNAHIMLRKFAKKTGVVLSESGDGVCHQRLVEDFVNPGQIVVGADSHTCTGGALGAFATGMGSTDVALAFALGKTWFRTPQTMRFVLKGRLPEGSSAKDVILHVIGKISAEGASYKAMEFTGDGAEALDIESRFTIANMAIEAGGKTGLFATDGETERYLKSRGRGKEFRKIESDADAHFETTLEFDLRSIEPTVSFPHTVDNIKTAREAEAEGIGLDQVVIGTCTNGRMSDLRTAAKILKSQKVHPDVRLIVIPASREIYLDAMKEGLLKIFVESGASILAPGCGPCVGVHQGILGDGEKALSTQNRNFQGRMGNPEGFIFLSSPATAAASAIAGKIVDPRKYM, from the coding sequence ATGGGGAGAACCATAACCGAGAAGATCTTTTCTGAGCATTTGGGGAGAAATGTTGCTGCCGGTGAGCTTGTGGTCCTGCCGGTTGATGTGGCAATGGTCCAGGACGGGACAGGTCCTCTGACGGTCCAGGAACTCGAGAAAATGAATATCTCCCGGGTCGTCAACCCGAAGACAAGAATTCTCTTCATCGACCATGCTTCGCCGAGCCCGCGGAAAGAGCTTTCAAACGCGCACATCATGCTGCGGAAATTTGCCAAGAAGACCGGAGTGGTGCTGTCCGAATCCGGCGACGGTGTGTGCCATCAGAGGCTTGTTGAAGATTTCGTGAACCCCGGTCAGATCGTCGTGGGGGCCGATTCTCATACCTGCACCGGCGGAGCACTCGGTGCCTTCGCGACGGGGATGGGCTCAACAGATGTGGCTCTGGCTTTCGCTCTCGGGAAAACCTGGTTTCGAACGCCGCAGACCATGAGATTTGTCTTGAAAGGCAGACTTCCGGAAGGCTCGTCGGCAAAAGACGTGATCCTGCATGTCATCGGAAAAATCAGCGCAGAGGGTGCATCCTACAAGGCAATGGAATTCACCGGAGACGGTGCAGAAGCGCTCGACATCGAATCCCGGTTCACAATTGCCAATATGGCAATAGAAGCCGGCGGAAAGACCGGCCTTTTTGCCACAGACGGAGAAACCGAAAGGTATCTCAAGTCCCGGGGCCGGGGAAAAGAGTTCAGGAAAATCGAGTCCGACGCGGATGCGCACTTTGAGACGACGCTTGAATTCGACCTCAGGTCGATTGAACCAACGGTGTCCTTCCCTCACACGGTTGACAACATCAAGACCGCGCGCGAGGCGGAGGCGGAAGGTATCGGGCTTGACCAAGTCGTCATCGGGACATGCACAAACGGGAGGATGTCCGACTTGCGTACGGCGGCAAAGATACTGAAATCACAGAAGGTCCATCCCGACGTCAGACTGATAGTGATTCCGGCGTCGCGCGAAATCTACCTTGATGCAATGAAAGAAGGACTCTTGAAGATCTTCGTTGAGTCCGGTGCCTCAATCCTGGCGCCGGGATGCGGCCCCTGTGTGGGTGTTCACCAGGGGATCTTGGGTGACGGCGAGAAGGCTTTGTCCACACAGAACCGTAACTTTCAGGGCAGGATGGGCAATCCTGAAGGATTTATTTTTCTGAGCTCACCCGCTACTGCCGCTGCAAGCGCAATAGCTGGGAAAATTGTTGACCCCAGAAAATACATGTAG
- a CDS encoding citrate (Si)-synthase has translation MSALKKKLKNKIDEYRPRTTRLLKEYGEKVIDQVTISQVIGGMRGIKCLTTDISFVDPEEGIRFRGHDIPDTLKNLPKPPGRESPYVEGHVYLLLTGDFPTDAEAKELVEEFKERRKVPKYVWDVLQAMSKDAHPMTMFSNAILSMQQESHFVREYNKGIHKNDMWDPTYEDAMDIIARVPVIAAYIYRLKYKGNKQIEANPQLDLGDNFAHMMGISSPYDDLSKLYFILHSDHESGNVSAHTTHLVASALSDGYYSLSAGLNGLAGPLHGLASQEVLRWVQDLISHLGGKVPDKERLTKHVWDTLNSGQVVPGYGHAVLRKTDPRYVALRDFCLKHLPDDDIFKMTSLLYEVVPKVLVEHGKAKDPWPNVDAQSGVPQWHYGVKEYDFYTVLFGVGRAIGVMANIVWDRALAYPIERPKSVTTSMLEKMAGI, from the coding sequence ATGTCAGCTTTGAAAAAGAAGTTGAAAAATAAGATTGACGAGTATCGCCCGAGAACGACCAGGCTCCTGAAAGAATACGGTGAGAAAGTCATTGACCAGGTGACGATTTCGCAGGTGATCGGCGGGATGAGAGGAATAAAATGCCTGACCACGGATATCTCTTTCGTGGACCCGGAAGAGGGAATACGGTTCCGCGGGCATGACATTCCGGATACGCTTAAGAACCTGCCTAAACCTCCGGGCAGGGAATCACCATATGTTGAGGGTCACGTATATCTTCTATTGACGGGTGACTTCCCGACGGACGCGGAAGCAAAGGAACTGGTGGAGGAATTCAAAGAACGCAGAAAGGTCCCCAAGTATGTTTGGGATGTTCTTCAGGCTATGTCCAAAGATGCCCATCCGATGACAATGTTCTCAAACGCAATTCTTTCGATGCAGCAAGAGTCCCATTTCGTTCGCGAATACAACAAAGGTATCCATAAGAACGATATGTGGGATCCGACGTATGAGGACGCAATGGATATTATTGCCCGGGTACCGGTCATCGCTGCATACATCTACAGATTAAAGTACAAGGGCAATAAGCAGATTGAAGCCAATCCTCAGCTCGACCTGGGAGATAATTTCGCCCACATGATGGGAATATCCTCACCGTACGACGATCTTTCGAAACTCTATTTCATCCTGCATTCGGATCACGAGAGCGGTAATGTAAGCGCTCACACAACACACCTAGTCGCTTCGGCACTCTCGGATGGCTACTACTCCCTGTCGGCAGGACTCAACGGTTTGGCTGGTCCCCTCCACGGGCTTGCCAGCCAGGAAGTGCTAAGATGGGTGCAGGATCTCATCTCTCATCTTGGCGGAAAAGTCCCGGACAAGGAGCGGCTGACGAAGCACGTGTGGGACACGTTGAATTCAGGACAGGTAGTACCGGGTTACGGGCATGCCGTGCTGCGGAAGACAGACCCAAGATACGTGGCATTGCGGGATTTCTGTCTTAAGCATCTGCCGGATGACGACATCTTCAAGATGACGAGTCTTCTCTACGAGGTAGTTCCCAAAGTACTCGTCGAACACGGCAAGGCCAAAGACCCGTGGCCGAATGTGGATGCGCAATCCGGTGTCCCGCAGTGGCACTACGGCGTAAAGGAGTATGACTTTTATACCGTGCTATTCGGAGTTGGAAGAGCCATCGGCGTCATGGCGAACATTGTGTGGGATAGGGCACTTGCCTATCCTATCGAAAGACCTAAGTCAGTGACTACATCCATGCTCGAAAAGATGGCCGGGATATAG
- a CDS encoding FAD-binding and (Fe-S)-binding domain-containing protein, with amino-acid sequence MPKKKVSTSRKTAKKKASGATARKTRVKSAGRGKAAPSGKPSGGKMQYNKITPEIIRKIEAIVGKLGYTTAAVELRAYAADASMHLVEPSIVVRPVTAEQISKILKVANQHRIPVTPRAAGTSVCGQPVPIFGGILLDMQAMNKIKEVHVEDFYVVVEPGVIYAKLNDFLKKYKFFFPPAPGSGDVATIGGMLINNASGVNATKYGATRDYVLGCEIVLPTGEIIHAGTRTLKASSGYQLDRLMAASEGTLGIVTEINLRVVPVPKKRALAMAVFDDLEKAGQCVANIIAKPIIPASLELMDDICIKAVNKATKLGLPEVEAILLIAVDGHPAAVKDEIEQVAEVCKSAGAISLDYTDDPQRIGDIEKGRKAMIPSLSRFEADKVTVMFADDMAVPPSKVPKAVKAFHEIMSRYLGIYIPTYGHAGDGNLHTKFIMDPTDPQMWKNAEKANKEVFDAVLALGGTVSGEHGIAITKAPYFKKERADSLDVMRRIKRTLDPNNILNPGKMFDWDRPTVGHFLRYKVGPRKYAKGMETLARWEMELNACTQCGYCKSVCPTLADIGWDGAGTKGYLMSSYAMLHGDLKPDDKLVDRLFSCTMCLDCTRRCETKIEVAQIVEAGRAALVKAGYKMPVHVDLVKKVQETGNIFGEKEAAVKPQDGNVLLYLGCQYGQRLNMVKMFTRILDRLDVKTRIIEETCCGNPLKILGYWDEFEEQKKKFNAMVPGTELVTFCPTCTMFLREEYKRPVKHVLQAIAERLADRPVNKLGLRATYHDPCHLSRGAKVVKEPRDIMKTIGVELVEMPLSKDLSRCCGGGGGIITSAPELSSRLAVSRAEQAAATGADTVVTACATCELTLREGAKRIGNGNGLKVENLLDLVWKAIK; translated from the coding sequence ATGCCGAAGAAAAAAGTGAGCACTAGCAGAAAAACCGCGAAAAAGAAAGCATCCGGGGCGACAGCAAGAAAGACGCGAGTGAAAAGCGCCGGGCGGGGCAAGGCAGCACCATCCGGAAAACCCTCTGGCGGGAAGATGCAGTACAACAAGATAACGCCTGAAATCATACGGAAGATAGAAGCCATTGTCGGCAAACTTGGCTACACCACCGCAGCTGTCGAGCTGCGTGCATACGCTGCAGATGCCAGTATGCACCTCGTCGAGCCGTCAATCGTGGTCAGGCCAGTGACGGCAGAACAAATCTCCAAAATTCTCAAAGTCGCAAACCAGCACAGAATCCCTGTGACGCCGCGCGCCGCAGGGACTTCGGTTTGCGGCCAGCCCGTCCCGATTTTCGGCGGCATCCTCCTGGATATGCAGGCGATGAATAAGATAAAAGAAGTTCACGTGGAGGATTTTTACGTCGTGGTGGAGCCGGGCGTGATCTATGCGAAGCTGAACGACTTCCTGAAAAAATACAAGTTTTTCTTCCCGCCGGCGCCGGGGTCAGGCGATGTCGCAACTATCGGCGGGATGCTAATCAACAACGCCTCCGGCGTGAATGCCACCAAGTACGGCGCAACGCGTGACTATGTCCTCGGCTGCGAGATCGTCCTTCCGACGGGTGAGATCATCCACGCCGGCACCAGGACCCTCAAGGCTTCATCAGGATATCAGCTCGACCGCCTGATGGCCGCCTCTGAAGGGACACTGGGCATTGTCACCGAGATCAATCTCCGCGTCGTTCCTGTGCCGAAGAAGCGCGCATTGGCCATGGCGGTATTTGATGACCTGGAGAAAGCCGGGCAGTGCGTGGCGAACATCATAGCGAAGCCGATTATCCCCGCGTCTCTGGAGTTGATGGACGATATCTGTATCAAGGCCGTCAACAAAGCAACGAAACTGGGCTTGCCCGAGGTCGAGGCCATTCTCCTGATTGCAGTGGACGGCCACCCGGCCGCAGTCAAGGATGAGATCGAGCAGGTCGCCGAGGTCTGCAAGAGCGCGGGTGCCATCAGCCTGGACTACACAGACGATCCTCAGCGGATAGGCGACATTGAGAAAGGCCGTAAGGCGATGATACCGTCGCTGTCGCGGTTTGAGGCGGACAAAGTAACTGTCATGTTTGCGGACGACATGGCTGTCCCGCCATCCAAAGTCCCGAAGGCAGTAAAGGCATTCCACGAAATAATGTCGAGATACCTTGGCATCTACATCCCGACCTATGGCCATGCCGGCGACGGCAATCTCCATACGAAGTTCATTATGGACCCGACCGACCCCCAGATGTGGAAGAATGCGGAGAAGGCAAACAAAGAAGTGTTTGACGCAGTCCTGGCGCTGGGCGGCACGGTCTCCGGCGAGCATGGCATCGCCATTACCAAGGCGCCGTACTTCAAGAAAGAGCGTGCGGATTCGTTGGACGTAATGCGCAGGATAAAGCGCACCCTGGACCCAAACAATATCCTCAATCCAGGCAAGATGTTCGATTGGGACCGGCCCACGGTCGGTCACTTCTTGCGCTACAAAGTCGGCCCGCGGAAATACGCAAAGGGCATGGAAACACTGGCGCGTTGGGAGATGGAACTCAACGCCTGCACCCAGTGCGGCTACTGCAAGTCGGTGTGTCCGACGCTGGCTGACATTGGATGGGACGGCGCAGGCACGAAGGGGTATCTCATGTCCTCCTATGCGATGCTCCATGGAGACCTCAAGCCGGACGACAAGCTCGTGGATCGCCTTTTCTCTTGCACGATGTGCTTGGATTGCACGCGGCGCTGCGAGACAAAAATCGAAGTTGCGCAGATTGTTGAAGCGGGACGTGCTGCGCTCGTGAAGGCCGGGTACAAGATGCCGGTCCACGTGGACCTGGTTAAGAAAGTCCAGGAAACAGGCAACATCTTTGGCGAGAAAGAGGCCGCCGTCAAGCCGCAGGATGGAAATGTACTCCTCTACCTCGGCTGTCAATACGGCCAGCGCTTGAATATGGTCAAGATGTTTACCCGTATACTGGACAGGTTGGACGTCAAAACCAGGATAATTGAGGAAACCTGCTGCGGTAACCCCCTCAAGATTCTCGGCTACTGGGATGAGTTTGAAGAACAGAAGAAGAAGTTCAATGCGATGGTTCCCGGCACCGAGCTGGTGACGTTCTGCCCGACGTGCACAATGTTTCTCAGAGAGGAATACAAGCGGCCCGTCAAGCATGTGCTCCAGGCAATCGCCGAAAGGCTTGCCGACAGGCCTGTGAACAAACTCGGGCTCAGAGCCACCTACCACGACCCGTGCCATCTCTCACGGGGCGCCAAGGTAGTCAAGGAGCCGCGCGATATAATGAAAACGATAGGTGTGGAGCTTGTGGAGATGCCGCTTTCCAAAGACCTGTCGCGATGCTGCGGAGGCGGAGGAGGTATCATTACCTCTGCACCCGAGCTTTCCAGCCGGCTGGCGGTCTCGCGTGCCGAACAGGCTGCGGCTACCGGTGCAGATACCGTAGTCACTGCCTGCGCGACATGCGAGCTCACGCTTCGCGAGGGGGCGAAGCGCATCGGGAACGGAAACGGCCTGAAAGTGGAGAACCTCCTGGATTTGGTTTGGAAGGCCATCAAGTAA